The following are encoded in a window of Helicoverpa armigera isolate CAAS_96S chromosome 24, ASM3070526v1, whole genome shotgun sequence genomic DNA:
- the LOC110382098 gene encoding uncharacterized protein LOC110382098 has product MWPMHTACGQSVTGGHCVWRSGAILVVKIDRRWRLLGFGIYGPGCQAPARFLDYSMYHDWVRRSVDLIGRPAVTKIAPNHLILRRTTSNLQRFGDCDREEMKYEIFTDNINLINSGKLVYNLSIVSAFEYTCILFKATSGEDPAGAVPIVNLRRWCTGAGGLCIAGFQYLDIDFFVEIEFFSRVDFHVGVYGKEPQAIDPGQAYIFLNEAAPYPEIEPYIVIRHKYVGMIKDPQYPLYGKNKMIFKFHKGTFKPPQLTTSTKKPRRPLPTTTTTTTTTTTTTTTKKKTTTTTKKKGWFLG; this is encoded by the exons ATGTGGCCGATGCATACGGCCTGCGGTCAAAGTGTTACGGGAGGACATTGCGTGTGGCGGAGCGGAGCCATTCTAGTGGTCAAGATTGATCGCCGCTGGAGACTG TTGGGTTTCGGTATTTACGGACCGGGTTGTCAAGCACCGGCCAGGTTCTTGGATTACAGTATGTATCACGACTGGGTGCGACGAAGTGTAGACTTGATTGGCAGGCCAGCCGTTACTAAGATCGCCCCAAACCACCTCATATTAAGAAGAA CCACATCTAACTTACAGCGTTTCGGCGACTGCGATAGGGAagaaatgaaatatgaaattttcACTGACAACATCAATTTGATAAACAGCGGAAAACTAGTATACAAC CTTAGCATAGTATCTGCTTTTGAATACACATGCATACTCTTCAAAGCTACAAGCGGTGAGGACCCGGCAGGTGCTGTACCTATTGTGAACCTTCGGAGGTGGTGCACCGGAGCAGGCGGACTCTGCATAGCCGGCTTCCAATACTTGGATATTGACTTCTTCGTAGAAATAGAATTCTTCTCAAGGGTAGACTTTCACGTTGGTGTATACGGCAAAGAACCTCAAGCCATAGACCCAGGTCAAGCGTATATATTTCTTAATGAAGCTGCACCTTATCCTGAAATCGAACCGTATATTGTAATCAGACACAAGTATGTGGGTATGATCAAAGATCCTCAATATCCCCTATAcggtaaaaacaaaatgatcttCAAATTCCATAAAGGAACATTTAAACCCCCGCAACTGACGACTTCAACGAAGAAACCGAGAAGGCCACTCCCGACAACGActacgacgacgacgacgacgacgacgacaaCGACAACGAAAAAGAAAACCACGACGACAACGAAAAAGAAGGGTTGGTTTCTTGGATGA